The following proteins are encoded in a genomic region of Takifugu flavidus isolate HTHZ2018 chromosome 3, ASM371156v2, whole genome shotgun sequence:
- the LOC130522062 gene encoding ATP-dependent RNA helicase DDX3X-like isoform X15 has protein sequence MELAVLDLTAADGQGRYIPPHLRNKDASKNAGNAFVAGRQAGYAIAPAANYGWDGGRNNFVNGYHDNRMPGGNSFNRGPPRMERGRGGVGGGYRGNRGGAFNPINPAQPMAFAGYEAKDAVGWNTAKDAYNNFGSNRGKSAFFNDRGNANRGRFEHGGFGGGGGNSRWVEESRDDGDWSKPTPRNERLEHELFSGSNTGINFERYDDIPVEATGHNCPHHIESFQDLDLGEIIMGNIALSRYTRPTPVQKYAIPIIKSKRDLMACAQTGSGKTAAFLLPILSQIYTEGPGEALNAAKASGQENGKYGRRKQFPISLILAPTRELALQIYDEARKFSYRSKVRPCVVYGGADIGQQIRDLERGCHLLVATPGRLVDMMERGKIGLDYCNYLVLDEADRMLDMGFEPQIRRIVEQDTMPHKGIRHTMMFSATFPKEIQILARDFLEDYIFLAVGRVGSTSENITQKVVWVEESDKRSFLLDLLSATVIPSEVQDNTGDNIEKPGKDSLTLVFVETKKGADALEDFLYREGYACTSIHGDRSQRDREEALSQFRSGKCPILVATAVAARGLDISNVKHVINFDLPSDIEEYVHRIGRTGRVGNLGLATSFFNDKNGNITKDLLDILGEAKQEIPSWLESLAYEHQHKSSTRGRSKRFAGGFGARDYRQTAAGGNAGGFAGRGRNQGGHGGARGFGGGGFGNFYTSDGYGGNYSHSQVDWWGN, from the exons TGCAGCAAACT ATGGTTGGGATGGAGGACGCAACAATTTTGTAAATGGCTACCATGATAACCGCATGCCCGGTGGTAACTCCTTTAACCGTGGGCCACCTCGTATGGAGCGGGGAcgaggaggagttggaggaggttACCGCGGTAACAGGGGTGGGGCCTTTAACCCCATCAACCCAGCACAGCCAATGGCCTTTGCTGGCTATGAAGCGAAAG ATGCCGTAGGCTGGAACACTGCTAAGGATGCCTATAATAACTTTGGGAGCAACAGGGGAAAGTCGGCATTCTTTAATGATAGAGGCAACGCAAACAGAGGGAG GTTTGAGCACGGAGGATTTGGCGGCGGCGGAGGAAACAGCCGCTGGGTTGAGGAGTCCAGAGATGATGGTGACTGGTCCAAACCAACACCTCGTAATGAACGCCTTGAACA TGAGTTGTTTTCTGGCAGTAATACTGGGATTAATTTTGAGAGATATGATGACATTCCCGTTGAGGCCACAGGACACAACTGCCCTCACCACATTGAAAGT TTCCAAGATCTTGATCTGGGTGAGATTATCATGGGAAACATTGCTTTAAGTCGGTACACAAGACCGACTCCTGTCCAGAAGTATGCCATCCCCATTATCAAGTCAAAGCGAGACCTCATGGCCTGTGCACAGACAG GCTCTGGGAAGACTGCAGCATTCCTGTTGCCAATTCTCAGCCAAATCTACACCGAAGGACCAGGAGAAGCTCTTAATGCAGCCAAGGCCTCAGGACAG GAAAATGGAAAGTACGGCCGTCGCAAGCAGTTCCCGATTTCTCTGATCCTGGCTCCAACCAGAGAACTGGCTCTGCAAATATACGATGAAGCCAGGAAG TTTTCCTACAGATCCAAAGTGCGACCTTGTGTTGTCTATGGTGGAGCAGACATTGGTCAGCAGATCAGAGATCTGGAGAGaggctgccacctgctggtggcaACTCCAGGAAGACTGGTAGACATGATGGAGAGGGGAAAGATCGGGCTGGACTACTGCAA CTACCTGGTCTTAGATGAAGCTGATCGCATGCTGGATATGGGCTTTGAACCCCAGATAAGACGTATTGTGGAACAGGACACCATGCCACATAAAGGCATTCGACACACCATGATGTTCAGTGCTACCTTTCCTAAAGAGATTCAG ATCCTGGCCAGGGACTTCCTGGAGGACTATATCTTCCTGGCAGTGGGCCGAGTTGGCTCCACTTCTGAGAATATTACTCAGAAGGTGGTGTGGGTGGAGGAGAGTGACAAGAGGTCTtttctgctggacctgctcagTGCTACAG TCATCCCCAGTGAGGTTCAGGACAATACTGGAGACAACATAGAGAAACCTG gaaaGGACTCGTTGACTCTGGTTTTTGTGGAGACAAAGAAAGGTGCTGATGCCTTGGAGGACTTCCTGTATCGAGAGGGGTATGCTTGCACCAGTATCCATGGTGACCGCTCCCAGAGAGATCGTGAGGAGGCCCTCAGTCAATTTAGATCAGGAAAATGTCCCATTCTGGTGGCCACAGCG GTAGCTGCTCGAGGTCTGGACATCTCCAACGTGAAGCATGTTATCAACTTTGACCTGCCCAGTGACATAGAGGAGTATGTCCACCGTATTGGACGTACAGGACGTGTCGGGAATCTGG GACTGGCAACATCTTTCTTTAATGATAAAAATGGGAACATCACTAAGGACCTACTGGACATCCTTGGTGAGGCCAAACAAGAAATTCCGTCTTGGCTCGAGAGCCTGGCCTATGAACACCAGCATAAGAGCAGCACCAGGGGGCGCTCTAAGAG GTTTGCTGGTGGCTTTGGAGCTCGTGATTATCGCCAGACTGCTGCAGGAGGCAACGCGGGAGGCTTTGCAGGACGTGGTCGCAACCAGGGAGGACATGGAGGGGCGCGTGGctttggaggag gtGGTTTTGGTAACTTCTACACCAGTGATGGCTATGGAGGCAACTACTCACACTCTCAAGTTGACTGGTGGGGCAATTAG
- the LOC130522062 gene encoding ATP-dependent RNA helicase DDX3X-like isoform X14: MSHVAVEGVHGLEQQLAVLDLTAADGQGGGNRRYIPPHLRNKDASKNAGNAFVAGRQAGYAIAPAANYGWDGGRNNFVNGYHDNRMPGGNSFNRGPPRMERGRGGVGGGYRGNRGGAFNPINPAQPMAFAGYEAKDAVGWNTAKDAYNNFGSNRGKSAFFNDRGNANRGRFEHGGFGGGGGNSRWVEESRDDGDWSKPTPRNERLEHELFSGSNTGINFERYDDIPVEATGHNCPHHIESFQDLDLGEIIMGNIALSRYTRPTPVQKYAIPIIKSKRDLMACAQTGSGKTAAFLLPILSQIYTEGPGEALNAAKASGQENGKYGRRKQFPISLILAPTRELALQIYDEARKFSYRSKVRPCVVYGGADIGQQIRDLERGCHLLVATPGRLVDMMERGKIGLDYCNYLVLDEADRMLDMGFEPQIRRIVEQDTMPHKGIRHTMMFSATFPKEIQILARDFLEDYIFLAVGRVGSTSENITQKVVWVEESDKRSFLLDLLSATGKDSLTLVFVETKKGADALEDFLYREGYACTSIHGDRSQRDREEALSQFRSGKCPILVATAVAARGLDISNVKHVINFDLPSDIEEYVHRIGRTGRVGNLGLATSFFNDKNGNITKDLLDILGEAKQEIPSWLESLAYEHQHKSSTRGRSKRFAGGFGARDYRQTAAGGNAGGFAGRGRNQGGHGGARGFGGGGFGNFYTSDGYGGNYSHSQVDWWGN; this comes from the exons TGCAGCAAACT ATGGTTGGGATGGAGGACGCAACAATTTTGTAAATGGCTACCATGATAACCGCATGCCCGGTGGTAACTCCTTTAACCGTGGGCCACCTCGTATGGAGCGGGGAcgaggaggagttggaggaggttACCGCGGTAACAGGGGTGGGGCCTTTAACCCCATCAACCCAGCACAGCCAATGGCCTTTGCTGGCTATGAAGCGAAAG ATGCCGTAGGCTGGAACACTGCTAAGGATGCCTATAATAACTTTGGGAGCAACAGGGGAAAGTCGGCATTCTTTAATGATAGAGGCAACGCAAACAGAGGGAG GTTTGAGCACGGAGGATTTGGCGGCGGCGGAGGAAACAGCCGCTGGGTTGAGGAGTCCAGAGATGATGGTGACTGGTCCAAACCAACACCTCGTAATGAACGCCTTGAACA TGAGTTGTTTTCTGGCAGTAATACTGGGATTAATTTTGAGAGATATGATGACATTCCCGTTGAGGCCACAGGACACAACTGCCCTCACCACATTGAAAGT TTCCAAGATCTTGATCTGGGTGAGATTATCATGGGAAACATTGCTTTAAGTCGGTACACAAGACCGACTCCTGTCCAGAAGTATGCCATCCCCATTATCAAGTCAAAGCGAGACCTCATGGCCTGTGCACAGACAG GCTCTGGGAAGACTGCAGCATTCCTGTTGCCAATTCTCAGCCAAATCTACACCGAAGGACCAGGAGAAGCTCTTAATGCAGCCAAGGCCTCAGGACAG GAAAATGGAAAGTACGGCCGTCGCAAGCAGTTCCCGATTTCTCTGATCCTGGCTCCAACCAGAGAACTGGCTCTGCAAATATACGATGAAGCCAGGAAG TTTTCCTACAGATCCAAAGTGCGACCTTGTGTTGTCTATGGTGGAGCAGACATTGGTCAGCAGATCAGAGATCTGGAGAGaggctgccacctgctggtggcaACTCCAGGAAGACTGGTAGACATGATGGAGAGGGGAAAGATCGGGCTGGACTACTGCAA CTACCTGGTCTTAGATGAAGCTGATCGCATGCTGGATATGGGCTTTGAACCCCAGATAAGACGTATTGTGGAACAGGACACCATGCCACATAAAGGCATTCGACACACCATGATGTTCAGTGCTACCTTTCCTAAAGAGATTCAG ATCCTGGCCAGGGACTTCCTGGAGGACTATATCTTCCTGGCAGTGGGCCGAGTTGGCTCCACTTCTGAGAATATTACTCAGAAGGTGGTGTGGGTGGAGGAGAGTGACAAGAGGTCTtttctgctggacctgctcagTGCTACAG gaaaGGACTCGTTGACTCTGGTTTTTGTGGAGACAAAGAAAGGTGCTGATGCCTTGGAGGACTTCCTGTATCGAGAGGGGTATGCTTGCACCAGTATCCATGGTGACCGCTCCCAGAGAGATCGTGAGGAGGCCCTCAGTCAATTTAGATCAGGAAAATGTCCCATTCTGGTGGCCACAGCG GTAGCTGCTCGAGGTCTGGACATCTCCAACGTGAAGCATGTTATCAACTTTGACCTGCCCAGTGACATAGAGGAGTATGTCCACCGTATTGGACGTACAGGACGTGTCGGGAATCTGG GACTGGCAACATCTTTCTTTAATGATAAAAATGGGAACATCACTAAGGACCTACTGGACATCCTTGGTGAGGCCAAACAAGAAATTCCGTCTTGGCTCGAGAGCCTGGCCTATGAACACCAGCATAAGAGCAGCACCAGGGGGCGCTCTAAGAG GTTTGCTGGTGGCTTTGGAGCTCGTGATTATCGCCAGACTGCTGCAGGAGGCAACGCGGGAGGCTTTGCAGGACGTGGTCGCAACCAGGGAGGACATGGAGGGGCGCGTGGctttggaggag gtGGTTTTGGTAACTTCTACACCAGTGATGGCTATGGAGGCAACTACTCACACTCTCAAGTTGACTGGTGGGGCAATTAG
- the LOC130522062 gene encoding ATP-dependent RNA helicase DDX3X-like isoform X3, with amino-acid sequence MSHVAVEGVHGLEQQLAVLDLTAADGQGGGNRRYIPPHLRNKDASKNAGNAFVAGRQAGYAIAPAANYGWDGGRNNFVNGYHDNRMPGGNSFNRGPPRMERGRGGVGGGYRGNRGGAFNPINPAQPMAFAGYEAKDAVGWNTAKDAYNNFGSNRGKSAFFNDRGNANRGRFEHGGFGGGGGNSRWVEESRDDGDWSKPTPRNERLEHELFSGSNTGINFERYDDIPVEATGHNCPHHIESFQDLDLGEIIMGNIALSRYTRPTPVQKYAIPIIKSKRDLMACAQTGSGKTAAFLLPILSQIYTEGPGEALNAAKASGQENGKYGRRKQFPISLILAPTRELALQIYDEARKFSYRSKVRPCVVYGGADIGQQIRDLERGCHLLVATPGRLVDMMERGKIGLDYCNYLVLDEADRMLDMGFEPQIRRIVEQDTMPHKGIRHTMMFSATFPKEIQILARDFLEDYIFLAVGRVGSTSENITQKVVWVEESDKRSFLLDLLSATVIPSEVQDNTGDNIEKPGKDSLTLVFVETKKGADALEDFLYREGYACTSIHGDRSQRDREEALSQFRSGKCPILVATAVAARGLDISNVKHVINFDLPSDIEEYVHRIGRTGRVGNLGLATSFFNDKNGNITKDLLDILGEAKQEIPSWLESLAYEHQHKSSTRGRSKRFAGGFGARDYRQTAAGGNAGGFAGRGRNQGGHGGARGFGGGGFGNFYTSDGYGGNYSHSQVDWWGN; translated from the exons TGCAGCAAACT ATGGTTGGGATGGAGGACGCAACAATTTTGTAAATGGCTACCATGATAACCGCATGCCCGGTGGTAACTCCTTTAACCGTGGGCCACCTCGTATGGAGCGGGGAcgaggaggagttggaggaggttACCGCGGTAACAGGGGTGGGGCCTTTAACCCCATCAACCCAGCACAGCCAATGGCCTTTGCTGGCTATGAAGCGAAAG ATGCCGTAGGCTGGAACACTGCTAAGGATGCCTATAATAACTTTGGGAGCAACAGGGGAAAGTCGGCATTCTTTAATGATAGAGGCAACGCAAACAGAGGGAG GTTTGAGCACGGAGGATTTGGCGGCGGCGGAGGAAACAGCCGCTGGGTTGAGGAGTCCAGAGATGATGGTGACTGGTCCAAACCAACACCTCGTAATGAACGCCTTGAACA TGAGTTGTTTTCTGGCAGTAATACTGGGATTAATTTTGAGAGATATGATGACATTCCCGTTGAGGCCACAGGACACAACTGCCCTCACCACATTGAAAGT TTCCAAGATCTTGATCTGGGTGAGATTATCATGGGAAACATTGCTTTAAGTCGGTACACAAGACCGACTCCTGTCCAGAAGTATGCCATCCCCATTATCAAGTCAAAGCGAGACCTCATGGCCTGTGCACAGACAG GCTCTGGGAAGACTGCAGCATTCCTGTTGCCAATTCTCAGCCAAATCTACACCGAAGGACCAGGAGAAGCTCTTAATGCAGCCAAGGCCTCAGGACAG GAAAATGGAAAGTACGGCCGTCGCAAGCAGTTCCCGATTTCTCTGATCCTGGCTCCAACCAGAGAACTGGCTCTGCAAATATACGATGAAGCCAGGAAG TTTTCCTACAGATCCAAAGTGCGACCTTGTGTTGTCTATGGTGGAGCAGACATTGGTCAGCAGATCAGAGATCTGGAGAGaggctgccacctgctggtggcaACTCCAGGAAGACTGGTAGACATGATGGAGAGGGGAAAGATCGGGCTGGACTACTGCAA CTACCTGGTCTTAGATGAAGCTGATCGCATGCTGGATATGGGCTTTGAACCCCAGATAAGACGTATTGTGGAACAGGACACCATGCCACATAAAGGCATTCGACACACCATGATGTTCAGTGCTACCTTTCCTAAAGAGATTCAG ATCCTGGCCAGGGACTTCCTGGAGGACTATATCTTCCTGGCAGTGGGCCGAGTTGGCTCCACTTCTGAGAATATTACTCAGAAGGTGGTGTGGGTGGAGGAGAGTGACAAGAGGTCTtttctgctggacctgctcagTGCTACAG TCATCCCCAGTGAGGTTCAGGACAATACTGGAGACAACATAGAGAAACCTG gaaaGGACTCGTTGACTCTGGTTTTTGTGGAGACAAAGAAAGGTGCTGATGCCTTGGAGGACTTCCTGTATCGAGAGGGGTATGCTTGCACCAGTATCCATGGTGACCGCTCCCAGAGAGATCGTGAGGAGGCCCTCAGTCAATTTAGATCAGGAAAATGTCCCATTCTGGTGGCCACAGCG GTAGCTGCTCGAGGTCTGGACATCTCCAACGTGAAGCATGTTATCAACTTTGACCTGCCCAGTGACATAGAGGAGTATGTCCACCGTATTGGACGTACAGGACGTGTCGGGAATCTGG GACTGGCAACATCTTTCTTTAATGATAAAAATGGGAACATCACTAAGGACCTACTGGACATCCTTGGTGAGGCCAAACAAGAAATTCCGTCTTGGCTCGAGAGCCTGGCCTATGAACACCAGCATAAGAGCAGCACCAGGGGGCGCTCTAAGAG GTTTGCTGGTGGCTTTGGAGCTCGTGATTATCGCCAGACTGCTGCAGGAGGCAACGCGGGAGGCTTTGCAGGACGTGGTCGCAACCAGGGAGGACATGGAGGGGCGCGTGGctttggaggag gtGGTTTTGGTAACTTCTACACCAGTGATGGCTATGGAGGCAACTACTCACACTCTCAAGTTGACTGGTGGGGCAATTAG
- the LOC130522062 gene encoding ATP-dependent RNA helicase DDX3X-like isoform X12: protein MELAVLDLTAADGQGGGNRRYIPPHLRNKDASKNGNAFVAGRQAGYAIAPAANYGWDGGRNNFVNGYHDNRMPGGNSFNRGPPRMERGRGGVGGGYRGNRGGAFNPINPAQPMAFAGYEAKDAVGWNTAKDAYNNFGSNRGKSAFFNDRGNANRGRFEHGGFGGGGGNSRWVEESRDDGDWSKPTPRNERLEHELFSGSNTGINFERYDDIPVEATGHNCPHHIESFQDLDLGEIIMGNIALSRYTRPTPVQKYAIPIIKSKRDLMACAQTGSGKTAAFLLPILSQIYTEGPGEALNAAKASGQENGKYGRRKQFPISLILAPTRELALQIYDEARKFSYRSKVRPCVVYGGADIGQQIRDLERGCHLLVATPGRLVDMMERGKIGLDYCNYLVLDEADRMLDMGFEPQIRRIVEQDTMPHKGIRHTMMFSATFPKEIQILARDFLEDYIFLAVGRVGSTSENITQKVVWVEESDKRSFLLDLLSATVIPSEVQDNTGDNIEKPGKDSLTLVFVETKKGADALEDFLYREGYACTSIHGDRSQRDREEALSQFRSGKCPILVATAVAARGLDISNVKHVINFDLPSDIEEYVHRIGRTGRVGNLGLATSFFNDKNGNITKDLLDILGEAKQEIPSWLESLAYEHQHKSSTRGRSKRFAGGFGARDYRQTAAGGNAGGFAGRGRNQGGHGGARGFGGGGFGNFYTSDGYGGNYSHSQVDWWGN, encoded by the exons TGCAGCAAACT ATGGTTGGGATGGAGGACGCAACAATTTTGTAAATGGCTACCATGATAACCGCATGCCCGGTGGTAACTCCTTTAACCGTGGGCCACCTCGTATGGAGCGGGGAcgaggaggagttggaggaggttACCGCGGTAACAGGGGTGGGGCCTTTAACCCCATCAACCCAGCACAGCCAATGGCCTTTGCTGGCTATGAAGCGAAAG ATGCCGTAGGCTGGAACACTGCTAAGGATGCCTATAATAACTTTGGGAGCAACAGGGGAAAGTCGGCATTCTTTAATGATAGAGGCAACGCAAACAGAGGGAG GTTTGAGCACGGAGGATTTGGCGGCGGCGGAGGAAACAGCCGCTGGGTTGAGGAGTCCAGAGATGATGGTGACTGGTCCAAACCAACACCTCGTAATGAACGCCTTGAACA TGAGTTGTTTTCTGGCAGTAATACTGGGATTAATTTTGAGAGATATGATGACATTCCCGTTGAGGCCACAGGACACAACTGCCCTCACCACATTGAAAGT TTCCAAGATCTTGATCTGGGTGAGATTATCATGGGAAACATTGCTTTAAGTCGGTACACAAGACCGACTCCTGTCCAGAAGTATGCCATCCCCATTATCAAGTCAAAGCGAGACCTCATGGCCTGTGCACAGACAG GCTCTGGGAAGACTGCAGCATTCCTGTTGCCAATTCTCAGCCAAATCTACACCGAAGGACCAGGAGAAGCTCTTAATGCAGCCAAGGCCTCAGGACAG GAAAATGGAAAGTACGGCCGTCGCAAGCAGTTCCCGATTTCTCTGATCCTGGCTCCAACCAGAGAACTGGCTCTGCAAATATACGATGAAGCCAGGAAG TTTTCCTACAGATCCAAAGTGCGACCTTGTGTTGTCTATGGTGGAGCAGACATTGGTCAGCAGATCAGAGATCTGGAGAGaggctgccacctgctggtggcaACTCCAGGAAGACTGGTAGACATGATGGAGAGGGGAAAGATCGGGCTGGACTACTGCAA CTACCTGGTCTTAGATGAAGCTGATCGCATGCTGGATATGGGCTTTGAACCCCAGATAAGACGTATTGTGGAACAGGACACCATGCCACATAAAGGCATTCGACACACCATGATGTTCAGTGCTACCTTTCCTAAAGAGATTCAG ATCCTGGCCAGGGACTTCCTGGAGGACTATATCTTCCTGGCAGTGGGCCGAGTTGGCTCCACTTCTGAGAATATTACTCAGAAGGTGGTGTGGGTGGAGGAGAGTGACAAGAGGTCTtttctgctggacctgctcagTGCTACAG TCATCCCCAGTGAGGTTCAGGACAATACTGGAGACAACATAGAGAAACCTG gaaaGGACTCGTTGACTCTGGTTTTTGTGGAGACAAAGAAAGGTGCTGATGCCTTGGAGGACTTCCTGTATCGAGAGGGGTATGCTTGCACCAGTATCCATGGTGACCGCTCCCAGAGAGATCGTGAGGAGGCCCTCAGTCAATTTAGATCAGGAAAATGTCCCATTCTGGTGGCCACAGCG GTAGCTGCTCGAGGTCTGGACATCTCCAACGTGAAGCATGTTATCAACTTTGACCTGCCCAGTGACATAGAGGAGTATGTCCACCGTATTGGACGTACAGGACGTGTCGGGAATCTGG GACTGGCAACATCTTTCTTTAATGATAAAAATGGGAACATCACTAAGGACCTACTGGACATCCTTGGTGAGGCCAAACAAGAAATTCCGTCTTGGCTCGAGAGCCTGGCCTATGAACACCAGCATAAGAGCAGCACCAGGGGGCGCTCTAAGAG GTTTGCTGGTGGCTTTGGAGCTCGTGATTATCGCCAGACTGCTGCAGGAGGCAACGCGGGAGGCTTTGCAGGACGTGGTCGCAACCAGGGAGGACATGGAGGGGCGCGTGGctttggaggag gtGGTTTTGGTAACTTCTACACCAGTGATGGCTATGGAGGCAACTACTCACACTCTCAAGTTGACTGGTGGGGCAATTAG
- the LOC130522062 gene encoding ATP-dependent RNA helicase DDX3X-like isoform X11 has product MELAVLDLTAADGQGGGNRRYIPPHLRNKDASKNAGNAFVAGRQAGYAIAPAANYGWDGGRNNFVNGYHDNRMPGGNSFNRGPPRMERGRGGVGGGYRGNRGGAFNPINPAQPMAFAGYEAKDAVGWNTAKDAYNNFGSNRGKSAFFNDRGNANRGRFEHGGFGGGGGNSRWVEESRDDGDWSKPTPRNERLEHELFSGSNTGINFERYDDIPVEATGHNCPHHIESFQDLDLGEIIMGNIALSRYTRPTPVQKYAIPIIKSKRDLMACAQTGSGKTAAFLLPILSQIYTEGPGEALNAAKASGQENGKYGRRKQFPISLILAPTRELALQIYDEARKFSYRSKVRPCVVYGGADIGQQIRDLERGCHLLVATPGRLVDMMERGKIGLDYCNYLVLDEADRMLDMGFEPQIRRIVEQDTMPHKGIRHTMMFSATFPKEIQILARDFLEDYIFLAVGRVGSTSENITQKVVWVEESDKRSFLLDLLSATVIPSEVQDNTGDNIEKPGKDSLTLVFVETKKGADALEDFLYREGYACTSIHGDRSQRDREEALSQFRSGKCPILVATAVAARGLDISNVKHVINFDLPSDIEEYVHRIGRTGRVGNLGLATSFFNDKNGNITKDLLDILGEAKQEIPSWLESLAYEHQHKSSTRGRSKRFAGGFGARDYRQTAAGGNAGGFAGRGRNQGGHGGARGFGGGGFGNFYTSDGYGGNYSHSQVDWWGN; this is encoded by the exons TGCAGCAAACT ATGGTTGGGATGGAGGACGCAACAATTTTGTAAATGGCTACCATGATAACCGCATGCCCGGTGGTAACTCCTTTAACCGTGGGCCACCTCGTATGGAGCGGGGAcgaggaggagttggaggaggttACCGCGGTAACAGGGGTGGGGCCTTTAACCCCATCAACCCAGCACAGCCAATGGCCTTTGCTGGCTATGAAGCGAAAG ATGCCGTAGGCTGGAACACTGCTAAGGATGCCTATAATAACTTTGGGAGCAACAGGGGAAAGTCGGCATTCTTTAATGATAGAGGCAACGCAAACAGAGGGAG GTTTGAGCACGGAGGATTTGGCGGCGGCGGAGGAAACAGCCGCTGGGTTGAGGAGTCCAGAGATGATGGTGACTGGTCCAAACCAACACCTCGTAATGAACGCCTTGAACA TGAGTTGTTTTCTGGCAGTAATACTGGGATTAATTTTGAGAGATATGATGACATTCCCGTTGAGGCCACAGGACACAACTGCCCTCACCACATTGAAAGT TTCCAAGATCTTGATCTGGGTGAGATTATCATGGGAAACATTGCTTTAAGTCGGTACACAAGACCGACTCCTGTCCAGAAGTATGCCATCCCCATTATCAAGTCAAAGCGAGACCTCATGGCCTGTGCACAGACAG GCTCTGGGAAGACTGCAGCATTCCTGTTGCCAATTCTCAGCCAAATCTACACCGAAGGACCAGGAGAAGCTCTTAATGCAGCCAAGGCCTCAGGACAG GAAAATGGAAAGTACGGCCGTCGCAAGCAGTTCCCGATTTCTCTGATCCTGGCTCCAACCAGAGAACTGGCTCTGCAAATATACGATGAAGCCAGGAAG TTTTCCTACAGATCCAAAGTGCGACCTTGTGTTGTCTATGGTGGAGCAGACATTGGTCAGCAGATCAGAGATCTGGAGAGaggctgccacctgctggtggcaACTCCAGGAAGACTGGTAGACATGATGGAGAGGGGAAAGATCGGGCTGGACTACTGCAA CTACCTGGTCTTAGATGAAGCTGATCGCATGCTGGATATGGGCTTTGAACCCCAGATAAGACGTATTGTGGAACAGGACACCATGCCACATAAAGGCATTCGACACACCATGATGTTCAGTGCTACCTTTCCTAAAGAGATTCAG ATCCTGGCCAGGGACTTCCTGGAGGACTATATCTTCCTGGCAGTGGGCCGAGTTGGCTCCACTTCTGAGAATATTACTCAGAAGGTGGTGTGGGTGGAGGAGAGTGACAAGAGGTCTtttctgctggacctgctcagTGCTACAG TCATCCCCAGTGAGGTTCAGGACAATACTGGAGACAACATAGAGAAACCTG gaaaGGACTCGTTGACTCTGGTTTTTGTGGAGACAAAGAAAGGTGCTGATGCCTTGGAGGACTTCCTGTATCGAGAGGGGTATGCTTGCACCAGTATCCATGGTGACCGCTCCCAGAGAGATCGTGAGGAGGCCCTCAGTCAATTTAGATCAGGAAAATGTCCCATTCTGGTGGCCACAGCG GTAGCTGCTCGAGGTCTGGACATCTCCAACGTGAAGCATGTTATCAACTTTGACCTGCCCAGTGACATAGAGGAGTATGTCCACCGTATTGGACGTACAGGACGTGTCGGGAATCTGG GACTGGCAACATCTTTCTTTAATGATAAAAATGGGAACATCACTAAGGACCTACTGGACATCCTTGGTGAGGCCAAACAAGAAATTCCGTCTTGGCTCGAGAGCCTGGCCTATGAACACCAGCATAAGAGCAGCACCAGGGGGCGCTCTAAGAG GTTTGCTGGTGGCTTTGGAGCTCGTGATTATCGCCAGACTGCTGCAGGAGGCAACGCGGGAGGCTTTGCAGGACGTGGTCGCAACCAGGGAGGACATGGAGGGGCGCGTGGctttggaggag gtGGTTTTGGTAACTTCTACACCAGTGATGGCTATGGAGGCAACTACTCACACTCTCAAGTTGACTGGTGGGGCAATTAG